The genomic window TGAACCGGGACCGCCGGAGATCGTGGTGCCCGGTTTCGAGCACCTCGCGATCCCCGCGACCGTGCACCTCAACGGCCCGGCCGAGGGACTGCCCCGCGTGGTGGACACCGCCCGGGGGCTCAGCCGTGCCGCCGAGCAGCTCGCGGCGGCCCACGGGCCCGTGGCCGTGGACACCGAGCGCGCCTCGGGCTTCCGCTACGGCCAGCGCGCCTTCCTGGTACAGCTGCGGCGCGAGGGTGCCGGGACCGTGCTGATCGACCCGGAGGCCGTGGGCTCCCTGGCCGAGGTGGACGAGGCCCTGCGCGGTGTGGAGTGGGTGCTGCACGCGGCCACGCAGGACATGCCGTGCCTCGCGGAGCTCGACATGCACCCCGACGAGCTGTTCGACACCGAGCTGGGCGGACGGCTGCTGGGGCTGCGCAAGGTGGGGCTCGCGTCCATGACCGAGGAGCTGCTGGGGTTCACGCTGTCCAAGGAGCACTCCGCCGTGGACTGGTCCCAGCGGCCCCTGCCAGTGGACTGGCTCAACTACGCCGCGCTGGACGTGGAGGTGCTCGTGCAGCTGCGCTGGGCCACGGAGGAGCGCCTCGCGCGGGCCGGCAAGCTGGACTGGGCGCTCGAGGAGTTCGAGCACGTGCGCACCGCGCCCCCGCCCGCGCCCCGGCAGGACCCGTGGCGGCGCACGCACGGGCTCGGCAACGTGCGCGGTCGGCGCAAGCTCACCGCGGTGCGCAACCTGTGGCTCGCGCGGGAGTCCCTCGCCGAGCACAAGGACCTCGCCCCCACGCGCCTGCTGCCGGACTCCGCGATCATCGCCGCGGCCAACGCGATGCCACGCACCGTGCCCCAGCTCATGTCCACCCCCGGCTTCCACGGCCGGCTCGCCTCCCGCGAGGCTCCGCGCTGGCTCGCCGCCGTGCAGGAGGCCCGCCTCACGGAGGAGCCCGTGCCCGCCACGATCCCCTCCACGGCGCTGCCCCCGGTCAAGGGCTGGGAGACCAAGCGCCCTGAGGCCTCCGCCCGGCTCAAGGTGCTGAAACCGGCGGTCGCGGCCCTCGCGGAGGAGCTGGAGCTGCCCACGGAGAACCTGCTCACACCCGAGCACCTGCGCCGCTTCTGCTGGCAGCCCCCGCGCTCCACGTCCGACGACGCCGTGGCCGAGCGGCTGCGCGAGCTCGGGGCCCGCTCGTGGCAGGTGGAGCGGGTCGCCCCCGTGATCGGTGCCGAGTGGCGGGCCCTGCGCGCCCGCCGCC from Kocuria rhizophila DC2201 includes these protein-coding regions:
- a CDS encoding HRDC domain-containing protein; translated protein: MVPGFEHLAIPATVHLNGPAEGLPRVVDTARGLSRAAEQLAAAHGPVAVDTERASGFRYGQRAFLVQLRREGAGTVLIDPEAVGSLAEVDEALRGVEWVLHAATQDMPCLAELDMHPDELFDTELGGRLLGLRKVGLASMTEELLGFTLSKEHSAVDWSQRPLPVDWLNYAALDVEVLVQLRWATEERLARAGKLDWALEEFEHVRTAPPPAPRQDPWRRTHGLGNVRGRRKLTAVRNLWLARESLAEHKDLAPTRLLPDSAIIAAANAMPRTVPQLMSTPGFHGRLASREAPRWLAAVQEARLTEEPVPATIPSTALPPVKGWETKRPEASARLKVLKPAVAALAEELELPTENLLTPEHLRRFCWQPPRSTSDDAVAERLRELGARSWQVERVAPVIGAEWRALRARRRADKAGEPQD